In Neofelis nebulosa isolate mNeoNeb1 chromosome 10, mNeoNeb1.pri, whole genome shotgun sequence, one DNA window encodes the following:
- the LOC131488860 gene encoding olfactory receptor 5AR1 isoform X2 translates to MDKENHSMVTEFIFMGITQDPQLQTIFFVVFLLIYLVNVMGNIGMIILIITDTQLHTPMYFFLCNLSFVDLGYSSAIAPRMLADFLTKHKVISFSSCATQFAFFVGFVDAECYVLAAMAYDRFVAICRPLHYSTLMSKRVCVALMLGSYLAGLVSLVAHTSLTFSLSYCGSNIINHFFCEIPPLLALSCSDTYISEILLFSLCGFIEFSTVLIIFISYAFILVAIIRMHSAEGRHKAFSTCGSHLTGVTLFYGTVMFMYLRPTSSYSLDQDKWASVFYTIIIPMLNPLIYSLRNKDVKAAFKKLTGRKPQ, encoded by the coding sequence atggataaagaaaaccaCTCAATGGTGACCGAGTTTATCTTTATGGGCATCACTCAAGACCCTCAGCTGCAGACCATCTTTTTTGTGGTCTTCCTCTTGATCTACCTGGTCAATGTCATGGGGAACATTGGTATGATTATCTTGATCATAACGGACACTCAGCttcacacccccatgtactttttcctgtGTAACCTCTCTTTCGTTGACCTGGGATACTCTTCAGCCATTGCCCCCAGGATGCTGGCTGACTTCTTAACAAAGCACAAAGTTATCTCCTTCTCCAGCTGTGCCACCCAGTTTGCTTTCTTCGTAGGTTTTGTGGATGCCGAGTGCTATGTCCTGGCCGCCATGGCCTACGACCGTTTCGTGGCCATCTGTCGACCCCTCCACTATAGCACTCTCATGTCCAAGAGAGTTTGTGTGGCTCTCATGCTGGGCTCTTACCTGGCTGGCTTGGTGAGTTTAGTAGCCCACACTTCCCTCACCTTCAGTTTGAGTTACTGTGGTTCCAATATTATCAACCACTTCTTCTGTGAAATCCCACCTCTCTTAGCCCTCTCTTGCTCAGACACTTACATCAGCGAGATCTTGCTCTTTAGTCTGTGTGGCTTCATTGAATTCAGCACCGTCCTCATCATCTTCATCTCTTATGCCTTCATCCTCGTAGCAATCATCAGAATGCACTCAGCTGAAGGCCGCCATAAGGCTTTCTCCACCTGTGGGTCTCACCTCACTGGCGTCACCCTTTTTTATGGCACGGTCATGTTTATGTACCTGAGGCCAACATCCAGCTACTCCCTGGACCAAGACAAGTGGGCCTCTGTGTTCTACACTATTATCATCCCCATGCTGAATCCCTTGATCTACAGTTTACGGAACAAGGACGTGAAAGCTGCTTTCAAAAAACTAACTGGAAGAAAACCTCAGTAG
- the LOC131488860 gene encoding olfactory receptor 5AR1 isoform X1, with protein sequence MLKACKVQNKNHSMVTEFIFMGITQDPQLQTIFFVVFLLIYLVNVMGNIGMIILIITDTQLHTPMYFFLCNLSFVDLGYSSAIAPRMLADFLTKHKVISFSSCATQFAFFVGFVDAECYVLAAMAYDRFVAICRPLHYSTLMSKRVCVALMLGSYLAGLVSLVAHTSLTFSLSYCGSNIINHFFCEIPPLLALSCSDTYISEILLFSLCGFIEFSTVLIIFISYAFILVAIIRMHSAEGRHKAFSTCGSHLTGVTLFYGTVMFMYLRPTSSYSLDQDKWASVFYTIIIPMLNPLIYSLRNKDVKAAFKKLTGRKPQ encoded by the coding sequence aaaaccaCTCAATGGTGACCGAGTTTATCTTTATGGGCATCACTCAAGACCCTCAGCTGCAGACCATCTTTTTTGTGGTCTTCCTCTTGATCTACCTGGTCAATGTCATGGGGAACATTGGTATGATTATCTTGATCATAACGGACACTCAGCttcacacccccatgtactttttcctgtGTAACCTCTCTTTCGTTGACCTGGGATACTCTTCAGCCATTGCCCCCAGGATGCTGGCTGACTTCTTAACAAAGCACAAAGTTATCTCCTTCTCCAGCTGTGCCACCCAGTTTGCTTTCTTCGTAGGTTTTGTGGATGCCGAGTGCTATGTCCTGGCCGCCATGGCCTACGACCGTTTCGTGGCCATCTGTCGACCCCTCCACTATAGCACTCTCATGTCCAAGAGAGTTTGTGTGGCTCTCATGCTGGGCTCTTACCTGGCTGGCTTGGTGAGTTTAGTAGCCCACACTTCCCTCACCTTCAGTTTGAGTTACTGTGGTTCCAATATTATCAACCACTTCTTCTGTGAAATCCCACCTCTCTTAGCCCTCTCTTGCTCAGACACTTACATCAGCGAGATCTTGCTCTTTAGTCTGTGTGGCTTCATTGAATTCAGCACCGTCCTCATCATCTTCATCTCTTATGCCTTCATCCTCGTAGCAATCATCAGAATGCACTCAGCTGAAGGCCGCCATAAGGCTTTCTCCACCTGTGGGTCTCACCTCACTGGCGTCACCCTTTTTTATGGCACGGTCATGTTTATGTACCTGAGGCCAACATCCAGCTACTCCCTGGACCAAGACAAGTGGGCCTCTGTGTTCTACACTATTATCATCCCCATGCTGAATCCCTTGATCTACAGTTTACGGAACAAGGACGTGAAAGCTGCTTTCAAAAAACTAACTGGAAGAAAACCTCAGTAG
- the LOC131486675 gene encoding olfactory receptor 2G3-like, translating to MDMIKTNFTVTEFVFLGLSSQPKMQLILFIMFLFFYLLTVVGNIIIITVIQIEPRLQTPMYFFLTNLSFLDICYISTNVPQMLSNMVGKKTIPFSSCATQMYFSLSFGMIECVLLGVMAYDRYVAICHPLHYTVIMNQSICVQLAAISWSSSFLSSMVINVLTLSLPYCGPNVLNHFFCEVPSVLRLACTDTSFTELVVFIFSIIIVFIPFLLIVVSYAQILLSVLRIRSASGRHKALSTCASHLTVVALFYGTATFMYVRPQSKSSRAGGKIIAVFYTVITPMLNPLIYSLRNQDVKGALRRAIAKQKTGGVLMGHKVNC from the coding sequence ATGGATATGATAAAAACAAACTTCACTGTGACTGAATTTGTGTTCCTGGGCCTCTCATCTCAGCCAAAGATGcagctcattctttttattatgttcttgtttttctatttgttaacAGTAGTGGGGAATATTATAATTATCACTGTTATTCAGATAGAACCTCGTCTCCaaacccccatgtacttcttcctcactAATTTATCCTTTCTAGATATCTGCTATATATCCACCAATGTCCCACAAATGCTGTCCAACATGGTGGGGAAAAAGACCATCCCATTCTCTAGCTGTGCTACTCAGATGtacttctccctctcctttggaATGATTGAATGTGTTCTCCTTGGGGTCATGGCTTATGACAGATATGTAGCCATTTGTCACCCTCTTCATTATACTGTCATTATGAACCAAAGTATCTGTGTCCAATTGGCAGCCATTTCTTGGTCCAGTAGCTTCCTGAGCTCCATGGTTATCAATGTCCTCACCTTGAGTTTGCCCTACTGTGGGCCCAATGTCCTGAATCACTTTTTCTGTGAGGTCCCTTCTGTCCTGAGGTTGGCTTGCACTGACACCTCATTTACTGAGCTGGTTGTTTTCATCTTCAGTATCATCATCGTCTTCATTCCTTTTCTCCTGATTGTTGTTTCCTATGCCCAAATCCTTCTATCAGTCCTCAGGATACGGTCAGCCTCTGGAAGGCACAAGGCACTGTCCACCTGTGCCTCCCATCTGACAGTGGTGGCCTTGTTCTATGGAACTGCCACCTTCATGTACGTGAGACCCCAGTCGAAGTCCTCCAGGGCTGGGGGCAAGATCATTGCAGTGTTCTACACTGTGATCACACCTATGCTCAACCCCTTGATCTATAGCCTAAGGAACCAAGATGTGAAAGGAGCTTTAAGGAGAGCTATTGCAAAACAGAAGACAGGAGGGGTCTTAATGGGACATAAAGTTAACTGTTAA